The following DNA comes from Petrotoga sp. 9PW.55.5.1.
TCATGCTTTAAGACTCTTTAATTTGGAAGAATCAGGAAATATCTATACAAGAATAATGAATCCTACTACAGATATTTTAGAAAAAAGGATAGCAGCTTTAGAAGGAGGAGTAGGTGCGTTAGCTACATCATCTGGGCAAGCTGCAGAAACAATATCTGTCCTAAATATCTCAGAAGAAGGTGACGAAATACTTGCTTGCGGATCTTTATACGGCGGGACATTCACACTTTTTAAAAATACTTTGAGCAGACTGGGAAGAGAAGTTGTACTCTTTAAAGTTGATGATTTGAATGATTTTAAATCTAAACTAAATGTCAAAACAAAAGCCATTTATCTTGAAACTATTGGGAATCCCGAACTTTCTGTTCCTGATTTTGAAGCTATTTCAAAAATCGCTCATGAAAATGGAGTTGCTTTAATTGTTGATAATACATTTGCAACTCCATATTTATTTAAACCCTTTGAATTTGGTGCTGATGTTGTAGTACATTCTTTAACTAAGTATATGAATGGGCACGGTAATTCTATTGGAGGTATTATAGTAGATAGTGGAAAATTTGATTGGGGCAAAGGAAAATACCCTATGATAGCAGAACCGGATCCTGCATACCATGGTGTTAGCTTTTATGAAAGATTTAAAGAATCTGCCTATATAGCAAAAGCACGTTCTCAATGGCTAAGAGATTTAGGTAGCTCTATTAGTCCTTTTAATTCTTTTTTAATATTACAAGGCATAGAAACTTTAAGTTTGCGAATGGAAAGACATTGCTCTAACGCTATGAGTATAGCAAAATTTTTACAAAACGATAAAAGAATTAATTGGGTAAATTATCCAGGTTTAGAAAACAATACAACGTATAAAAACGCAACGAAATATCTTAAAAATGGTTTTGGTGGCATGGTTTCCTTTGGAGTAAAGGGGAAAGTGGAATCAGGTAAAAGATTCATTGAAAGTTTAAAGATTATTTCTCATGTAGCAAACGTTGGTGATGTAAGATCACTAGCAGTACATCCAGCTAGCACAACTCATGGACAGTTAAGTGAAGAAGAGCAACTGTTATCCGGAGTTTCGCCAGATATGATTAGATTGTCTGTTGGAATAGAAAACACCGAAGATTTAATCTGGGATATAGATCAAGCATTGGATCAAGCTATTAGATTAAGATAAAAATAAAGGAGGAACATAAGTGCCTATTAAAATACCTGAAAAACTACCCGCATTTGATACATTAAAAAATGAAAATATATTTGTAATGACTGAAAATAGAGCTATTCATCAAGATATTAGACCCTTAGAAATTGTTATTTTAAACCTCATGCCCGATAAGATAGCTACTGAAACTCAATTATTACGTTTATTAAGTAACACCCCTTTACAGATTAATATTGTCTTGTTGAGAATGATTTCCCATGATCACAAGAATGTCTCTGAAAAGTACCTTCAAACATTTTACCAATCATTTCCAGAGATAGTGCATAGGAAGTTTGATGGTTTAATCATCACCGGTGCCCCAGTAGAAACATTAAATTTTGAAGAAGTTGATTATTGGGAAGAGTTAAAAGAAGTTATGGAGTGGTCTAAAACCAATGTATTTTCCTCACTACATATTTGTTGGGGATCACAAGCCGGTTTGTATTTTCATTATGGAATAAATAAATACAAGGTTTCAAAAAAAATTTTTGGCGTTTTTCAGCATACTGTGGTTGAAAATAATTCTCCTTTAGTAAG
Coding sequences within:
- a CDS encoding O-acetylhomoserine aminocarboxypropyltransferase/cysteine synthase family protein → MEERKYHFETLMVHAGYKGDPTTGANVVPIYQTASYNFKDSDHALRLFNLEESGNIYTRIMNPTTDILEKRIAALEGGVGALATSSGQAAETISVLNISEEGDEILACGSLYGGTFTLFKNTLSRLGREVVLFKVDDLNDFKSKLNVKTKAIYLETIGNPELSVPDFEAISKIAHENGVALIVDNTFATPYLFKPFEFGADVVVHSLTKYMNGHGNSIGGIIVDSGKFDWGKGKYPMIAEPDPAYHGVSFYERFKESAYIAKARSQWLRDLGSSISPFNSFLILQGIETLSLRMERHCSNAMSIAKFLQNDKRINWVNYPGLENNTTYKNATKYLKNGFGGMVSFGVKGKVESGKRFIESLKIISHVANVGDVRSLAVHPASTTHGQLSEEEQLLSGVSPDMIRLSVGIENTEDLIWDIDQALDQAIRLR
- the metA gene encoding homoserine O-succinyltransferase; amino-acid sequence: MPIKIPEKLPAFDTLKNENIFVMTENRAIHQDIRPLEIVILNLMPDKIATETQLLRLLSNTPLQINIVLLRMISHDHKNVSEKYLQTFYQSFPEIVHRKFDGLIITGAPVETLNFEEVDYWEELKEVMEWSKTNVFSSLHICWGSQAGLYFHYGINKYKVSKKIFGVFQHTVVENNSPLVRGFDDLFWVPHSRHTEIKREDIEPIKDLFILAESKEAGVYLIEKKGGRQVFVTGHPEYDPENLKREYHRDIKKGMDVDIPVHYFPQDDPMKDPVVRWRSHAYLLFNNWLNYCVYQETPYKLENIQ